The following proteins are encoded in a genomic region of Dasypus novemcinctus isolate mDasNov1 chromosome 3, mDasNov1.1.hap2, whole genome shotgun sequence:
- the AFG2B gene encoding ATPase family gene 2 protein homolog B isoform X1, with the protein MAPDSGPFLEGPHLRLQTLEARDRGTQRCRLGPAALRALGARLGSAVKISLPNGGSCLCTAWPRRDGADGFVQLDPQCATPGAAAAASGTSGSFSLSRLRLVPCPPLRLLTVWPALRERAGVPETASPADVLEAAQELLRNRPVSRGHVVVAPPGAPGPVAALHIVSGTPSPDPAGLVTPRTRIVLSRPPPSESEQRPEVPLGGLSEAADSLRELLRLPLRHPRTLAALGLAVPRGVLLVGPPGVGKTQLVRAVAREAGAELLAVSAPLLQGARPGETEENVRRVFQRAQELASRGPSLLFLDEVDALCPRRGGPRGIPESRVVAQVLTLMDGISGDRAVVVVGATSRPDALDPALRRPGRFDREVVIGTPTLKQRKEILQVITSKMPICTHVDFGLLAEMTVGYVGADLTALCREAAMNAMHHCDKNQDNPMIEETDFLEAFKKIQPSSFRSAIGLIDIKPVCWEQIGGLEDVKLKLKQNIEWPLKYPQEFLRMGLTPPKGILLYGPPGCAKTTLVRALATSCHCSFVSVSGADLFSPFVGDSEKVLSQVFRQARANTPAIVFLDEIDSILGSRSASERGCDVQDRVLSVLLNELDGVGFKTIERRGSKLDQQGKCKMLKKKEELEIQEVFNRNVMIVAATNRPDMLDDALLRPGRLDKIIYIPPPDQKGRLSILKVCTKNTPVSPDVSLEKLAAETCFFSGADLRNLCREAALLALQENGLEATTVEQEHFLKSLKTVKPSLSYKDFTLYENLFHKKEFSNLEDI; encoded by the exons ATGGCTCCAGATTCGGGTCCCTTTCTTGAAGGGCCGCACTTACGGTTGCAAACTTTAGAAGCTAGGGACCGGGGCACCCAGCGGTGCCGCCTGGGCCCGGCCGCCCTCCGTGCCCTGGGCGCGCGCTTAGGCTCGGCAGTGAAAATCTCGCTGCCCAACGGCGGCTCCTGTCTCTGTACAGCTTGGCCGCGGCGCGACGGAGCGGACGGCTTTGTGCAGCTGGATCCGCAGTGCGCTACCCCCGGGGCGGCAGCGGCGGCGTCGGGGACCTCTGGAAGCTTCAGTCTGAGTCGCCTCCGCTTGGTGCCCTGCCCGCCCCTGCGGCTACTCACCGTGTGGCCGGCGTTGCGCGAGCGAGCTGGCGTGCCCGAGACCGCGAGTCCAGCCGACGTGCTGGAGGCGGCGCAGGAGCTGCTGAGGAACCGACCGGTCTCCCGGGGCCACGTGGTAGTTGCTCCGCCCGGCGCACCCGGCCCTGTGGCCGCCCTGCATATTGTCAGCGGGACGCCCAGCCCCGATCCAGCTGGGCTGGTCACCCCTCGCACCCGCATCGTCCTCAGCCGGCCGCCCCCGTCGGAATCGGAGCAGCGGCCGGAGGTGCCCCTGGGGGGCCTGTCGGAGGCGGCCGACTCGCTGCGAGAGCTTCTCCGTCTGCCGCTCCGCCACCCTCGCACCCTAGCCGCGCTGGGGCTAGCAGTGCCCCGCGGGGTACTCCTGGTTGGCCCTCCTGGAGTGGGCAAGACCCAGCTGGTCCGGGCGGTGGCCCGGGAGGCGGGCGCCGAGCTGCTGGCGGTGAGCGCTCCCTTGCTGCAGGGCGCCCGGCCCGGGGAGACTGAAGAGAACGTGCGACGAGTCTTCCAGCGCGCCCAGGAGTTGGCCAGCCGCGGGCCCAGCCTCCTTTTCCTGGATGAGGTGGACGCCCTGTGCCCTCGACGGGGCGGCCCACGTGGAATCCCCGAGAGCCGCGTGGTAGCCCAGGTGTTGACGCTGATGGACGGCATCAGTGGGGACCGAGCGGTGGTGGTTGTAGGAGCCACCAGCCGGCCAGACGCGCTAGACCCAGCCCTGCGGAGACCAGGGAGATTTGACCGAGAG GTTGTTATTGGTACTCCCACACTtaagcaaagaaaggaaattcTGCAAGTGATTACCTCAAAGATGCCCATCTGCACTCATGTGGATTTTGGTCTCCTAGCAGAAATGACAGTTGGCTATGTTGGTGCAGACCTGACAGCACTCTGTAGAGAAGCTGCCATGAACGCCATGCATCATTGCGATAAG AACCAGGACAATCCTATGATTGAAGAAACCGACTTCCTTGAAGCTTTTAAAAAGATTCAACCCTCATCATTTCGAAGTGCCATTGGTCTGATAGACATCAAGCCTGTATGCTGGGAACAGATTGGTGGCCTTGAAGATGTAAAACTGAAGTTAAAACAG AACATTGAGTGGCCTCTGAAATACCCTCAGGAATTTCTTAGGATGGGCCTGACACCACCAAAGGGGATTCTCCTGTATGGCCCCCCTGGGTGTGCTAAAACCACCCTGGTGAGGGCTCTGGCCACAAGCTGTCACTGCTCTTTTGTTTCAGTGAGTGGAGCTGATCTCTTTTCACCTTTTGTTGGAGATTCAGAAAAAGTCTTGTCTCAG GTATTTCGACAAGCAAGAGCAAATACCCCAGCAATTGTGTTTTTAGATGAAATAGATTCAATCTTGGGATCTCGATCAGCCAGCGAAAGAGGATGTGATGTTCAAGACCGagttctttctgttctcttgaaTGAATTGGATGGTGTTGGCTTTAAGACAATAGAGAGAAGAGGCAGTAAATTAGATCAACAGGGTAAATGCAAGATgctgaaaaaaaaggaagag TTAGAGATACAAGAAGTTTTTAATCGAAATGTCATGATTGTTGCAGCAACAAATAGACCGGATATGTTAGATGATGCCTTGTTACGACCTGGAAGATTAGATAAGATTATTTACATTCCACCTCCAGATCAAAAG ggGAGGCTTTCTATCTTGAAAGTCTGTACAAAAAACACTCCAGTGAGTCCTGATGTTTCTTTAGAAAAGCTGGCAGCAGAAACCTGTTTTTTCTCTGGAGCTGATCTCAGAAACCTCTGCAGAGAA GCTGCCTTACTGGCTCTGCAAGAAAATGGACTAGAAGCAACCACAGTGGAACAAGAACACTTTCTAAAGTCACTCAAGACTGTAAAACCATCCTTAAGTTACAAGGATTTCACTTTATATGAAAACTTATTtcacaaaaaagaattttctaacttagaggatatttaa
- the AFG2B gene encoding ATPase family gene 2 protein homolog B isoform X2 — MAPDSGPFLEGPHLRLQTLEARDRGTQRCRLGPAALRALGARLGSAVKISLPNGGSCLCTAWPRRDGADGFVQLDPQCATPGAAAAASGTSGSFSLSRLRLVPCPPLRLLTVWPALRERAGVPETASPADVLEAAQELLRNRPVSRGHVVVAPPGAPGPVAALHIVSGTPSPDPAGLVTPRTRIVLSRPPPSESEQRPEVPLGGLSEAADSLRELLRLPLRHPRTLAALGLAVPRGVLLVGPPGVGKTQLVRAVAREAGAELLAVSAPLLQGARPGETEENVRRVFQRAQELASRGPSLLFLDEVDALCPRRGGPRGIPESRVVAQVLTLMDGISGDRAVVVVGATSRPDALDPALRRPGRFDREVVIGTPTLKQRKEILQVITSKMPICTHVDFGLLAEMTVGYVGADLTALCREAAMNAMHHCDKNQDNPMIEETDFLEAFKKIQPSSFRSAIGLIDIKPVCWEQIGGLEDVKLKLKQNIEWPLKYPQEFLRMGLTPPKGILLYGPPGCAKTTLVRALATSCHCSFVSVFRQARANTPAIVFLDEIDSILGSRSASERGCDVQDRVLSVLLNELDGVGFKTIERRGSKLDQQGKCKMLKKKEELEIQEVFNRNVMIVAATNRPDMLDDALLRPGRLDKIIYIPPPDQKGRLSILKVCTKNTPVSPDVSLEKLAAETCFFSGADLRNLCREAALLALQENGLEATTVEQEHFLKSLKTVKPSLSYKDFTLYENLFHKKEFSNLEDI; from the exons ATGGCTCCAGATTCGGGTCCCTTTCTTGAAGGGCCGCACTTACGGTTGCAAACTTTAGAAGCTAGGGACCGGGGCACCCAGCGGTGCCGCCTGGGCCCGGCCGCCCTCCGTGCCCTGGGCGCGCGCTTAGGCTCGGCAGTGAAAATCTCGCTGCCCAACGGCGGCTCCTGTCTCTGTACAGCTTGGCCGCGGCGCGACGGAGCGGACGGCTTTGTGCAGCTGGATCCGCAGTGCGCTACCCCCGGGGCGGCAGCGGCGGCGTCGGGGACCTCTGGAAGCTTCAGTCTGAGTCGCCTCCGCTTGGTGCCCTGCCCGCCCCTGCGGCTACTCACCGTGTGGCCGGCGTTGCGCGAGCGAGCTGGCGTGCCCGAGACCGCGAGTCCAGCCGACGTGCTGGAGGCGGCGCAGGAGCTGCTGAGGAACCGACCGGTCTCCCGGGGCCACGTGGTAGTTGCTCCGCCCGGCGCACCCGGCCCTGTGGCCGCCCTGCATATTGTCAGCGGGACGCCCAGCCCCGATCCAGCTGGGCTGGTCACCCCTCGCACCCGCATCGTCCTCAGCCGGCCGCCCCCGTCGGAATCGGAGCAGCGGCCGGAGGTGCCCCTGGGGGGCCTGTCGGAGGCGGCCGACTCGCTGCGAGAGCTTCTCCGTCTGCCGCTCCGCCACCCTCGCACCCTAGCCGCGCTGGGGCTAGCAGTGCCCCGCGGGGTACTCCTGGTTGGCCCTCCTGGAGTGGGCAAGACCCAGCTGGTCCGGGCGGTGGCCCGGGAGGCGGGCGCCGAGCTGCTGGCGGTGAGCGCTCCCTTGCTGCAGGGCGCCCGGCCCGGGGAGACTGAAGAGAACGTGCGACGAGTCTTCCAGCGCGCCCAGGAGTTGGCCAGCCGCGGGCCCAGCCTCCTTTTCCTGGATGAGGTGGACGCCCTGTGCCCTCGACGGGGCGGCCCACGTGGAATCCCCGAGAGCCGCGTGGTAGCCCAGGTGTTGACGCTGATGGACGGCATCAGTGGGGACCGAGCGGTGGTGGTTGTAGGAGCCACCAGCCGGCCAGACGCGCTAGACCCAGCCCTGCGGAGACCAGGGAGATTTGACCGAGAG GTTGTTATTGGTACTCCCACACTtaagcaaagaaaggaaattcTGCAAGTGATTACCTCAAAGATGCCCATCTGCACTCATGTGGATTTTGGTCTCCTAGCAGAAATGACAGTTGGCTATGTTGGTGCAGACCTGACAGCACTCTGTAGAGAAGCTGCCATGAACGCCATGCATCATTGCGATAAG AACCAGGACAATCCTATGATTGAAGAAACCGACTTCCTTGAAGCTTTTAAAAAGATTCAACCCTCATCATTTCGAAGTGCCATTGGTCTGATAGACATCAAGCCTGTATGCTGGGAACAGATTGGTGGCCTTGAAGATGTAAAACTGAAGTTAAAACAG AACATTGAGTGGCCTCTGAAATACCCTCAGGAATTTCTTAGGATGGGCCTGACACCACCAAAGGGGATTCTCCTGTATGGCCCCCCTGGGTGTGCTAAAACCACCCTGGTGAGGGCTCTGGCCACAAGCTGTCACTGCTCTTTTGTTTCA GTATTTCGACAAGCAAGAGCAAATACCCCAGCAATTGTGTTTTTAGATGAAATAGATTCAATCTTGGGATCTCGATCAGCCAGCGAAAGAGGATGTGATGTTCAAGACCGagttctttctgttctcttgaaTGAATTGGATGGTGTTGGCTTTAAGACAATAGAGAGAAGAGGCAGTAAATTAGATCAACAGGGTAAATGCAAGATgctgaaaaaaaaggaagag TTAGAGATACAAGAAGTTTTTAATCGAAATGTCATGATTGTTGCAGCAACAAATAGACCGGATATGTTAGATGATGCCTTGTTACGACCTGGAAGATTAGATAAGATTATTTACATTCCACCTCCAGATCAAAAG ggGAGGCTTTCTATCTTGAAAGTCTGTACAAAAAACACTCCAGTGAGTCCTGATGTTTCTTTAGAAAAGCTGGCAGCAGAAACCTGTTTTTTCTCTGGAGCTGATCTCAGAAACCTCTGCAGAGAA GCTGCCTTACTGGCTCTGCAAGAAAATGGACTAGAAGCAACCACAGTGGAACAAGAACACTTTCTAAAGTCACTCAAGACTGTAAAACCATCCTTAAGTTACAAGGATTTCACTTTATATGAAAACTTATTtcacaaaaaagaattttctaacttagaggatatttaa